The DNA segment GCTTTTAACATATTGAATGGCCAGGCTTTTGCATCATTAGTTTCCACATATTTCTAAAGGGTTCACATCGCTCCAACAGCTCATCCTTAGTCCCCTCATCAACTTTTCTGCCCATCTCAAGATAGACAATGCGGTCTGCATCTTCAATTGTAGAGAGGCGGTGTGCAATTAAAACTTGGGTTATCTTTCCGCGAAGCTCCCCTATTGCCGTTTTAATTAAATTTTCACTCACAGCATCGAGAGAGGAAGTCGCCTCATCTAAAACAAGAATAGAAGCATCTTTTTTCACCAATGCACGCGCAATAGCAAGCCTTTGTTGTTGCCCTCCTGAAAGATTTTTGCCCCCTTCGCTCAACTCTGTTGCATAGGAATTAGGCATTTTTATAATGAATTCATCAGCAAAAGCTTTGGTTGCGGCCACCTTAATTTCCTCATCTGAAAACTTTCTACCAAAAGCAATATTAGCAGAGACTGTATCCATAAAAAGAAAAGGACGTTGTGGAACAAAGGCAATTTTTTCGCGAAGGGATTTTTGCTTGTAGGTGGCAATATTTTTGCCATCAATACAAATCTCTCCTTTTTGCACATCGTAAAGACGAGGAAGCAGTTGCACAATGGTCGATTTTCCAGCACCTGTGGGCCCCACAATAGCAAGAGTTTCGCCCTTTTTAATGGTAAGATCTAAGCCCTTTAAAACCCATTCATCATTGTATTTAAACCAAACATCTTTAAAAGTAATGGAATCTTCAAAGGAAAGCAGATCCTCAGCATTTTCTGCATCGGCAATCTCCGGCTTTAATGCCATCACTTCCAGCATACGCTCTGCGGCAGCAACCCCTCTTTGTATTTGGCTGTTTTCCTCTGCAAATTTTTTTACTGGCTCGTAGAACAGGTAGAGCATTCCACAGTAAAAAAGAACCTCTGAAACATTCATATGGAGGACAAACAGCCCGTAAACTAAAGCGACGGATAAAAACATCATCGCAATCGTATGCACAATTGGTCGTGAAGAGAGATCATAGCGAGCACTTTTATTCTCTAGCAGAGCCATTTTGGCATTGTGACTTCGGTATTTTTCTAAAGAAAAGTCCTCCATAGCAAACATTTTTACAGTTTGAATGCCTGCTATAAAATCGATTAGTACAGAAGCAAACTTTTCTTGGTTTTGCTGAATTTGCTTAGCGATTTTTTTAACTCGTCTGGCAAGAAATACTATAGGGAAAATGAGGAGAGGAAATCCAAAAAAAATGAGTAAAGAAAGCTGCCAAGAGGTTAAAAAACAGAGAGTTAGCGTTGTAATAATGGTAAAAGGCGTTTGCAAATAGTTGACAAAGCAAGCATTGATGGCTTCTGCGACTAAGTGTGCATCCCCCACAACTCTTGAAGACAGCGTTCCCATATCATATTTCTGGTAAAAGCTCATAGGAAGAGACTGTATGTGCTCAAAATATCTTTGTCTTAAGTAGCGGCTTACTTCAATTGCTGTCAATTTTGTAGAAAAGCGATGGGCAAACAATGTAACTGCTTTAAAAAGTGCGATGACAAACAAAAAAAGAGCAAGATGAGTCAATTTTTCCGTTAAACCAAAATGAGTATCGACAAATCGAAAAGCGGATCCCATGAAGTCGTTTTTAGAATGAGTAGTGAGAAACGCGGACACATTGGATGAAGATAAAGCATTCGCCCCTTGCGCGATATCCTCAAAGCGCTCTTGCATGAACTCAAATGTCACACTATCTTGAGGAATCAGCTGCCCATCTTTTAAAGGAGCAAATAACTCAAAAAAATTAGGCCCTTTCTGCGTGATAACGCCGATGGCAAAAAACTCCAATTGCGATGCAAATGTAGCTAAACACATGCATATCATAATCACAACGAGAAGTAATCTGTACTTTTTATGCTGAAAAACGATACGAAATAATGAAATCATGCAACTTGTCTTAAATGGCTATAAGAAAAAACCCATTTTACGAAATTTTAAATAGCGCTGTTCTAGAAGAATTTCTTCAGGGAGCAGCTTTAAAACCTCCCACTGTTCTAAAAGAAATTTTTTTACATTCTTGTAAGTTTTTTGCGGATCTTGGTGAGCACCTCCTAGTGGCTCATTTAAAATTGCATCAAT comes from the Chlamydiales bacterium STE3 genome and includes:
- a CDS encoding Lipid A export ATP-binding/permease protein MsbA (Product derived from UniProtKB/Swiss-Prot:Q6AJW3;Gene name derived from UniProtKB/Swiss-Prot:Q6AJW3;EC number derived from UniProtKB/Swiss-Prot:Q6AJW3), with protein sequence MISLFRIVFQHKKYRLLLVVIMICMCLATFASQLEFFAIGVITQKGPNFFELFAPLKDGQLIPQDSVTFEFMQERFEDIAQGANALSSSNVSAFLTTHSKNDFMGSAFRFVDTHFGLTEKLTHLALFLFVIALFKAVTLFAHRFSTKLTAIEVSRYLRQRYFEHIQSLPMSFYQKYDMGTLSSRVVGDAHLVAEAINACFVNYLQTPFTIITTLTLCFLTSWQLSLLIFFGFPLLIFPIVFLARRVKKIAKQIQQNQEKFASVLIDFIAGIQTVKMFAMEDFSLEKYRSHNAKMALLENKSARYDLSSRPIVHTIAMMFLSVALVYGLFVLHMNVSEVLFYCGMLYLFYEPVKKFAEENSQIQRGVAAAERMLEVMALKPEIADAENAEDLLSFEDSITFKDVWFKYNDEWVLKGLDLTIKKGETLAIVGPTGAGKSTIVQLLPRLYDVQKGEICIDGKNIATYKQKSLREKIAFVPQRPFLFMDTVSANIAFGRKFSDEEIKVAATKAFADEFIIKMPNSYATELSEGGKNLSGGQQQRLAIARALVKKDASILVLDEATSSLDAVSENLIKTAIGELRGKITQVLIAHRLSTIEDADRIVYLEMGRKVDEGTKDELLERCEPFRNMWKLMMQKPGHSIC